One segment of Triticum aestivum cultivar Chinese Spring chromosome 2A, IWGSC CS RefSeq v2.1, whole genome shotgun sequence DNA contains the following:
- the LOC123190051 gene encoding uncharacterized protein produces MSDVYKKAKPGRLVFKGGEAATLRKPKKQKKNKKPADDVPADADAEASAAAAAAAATEGAEAGGDYTIDAAKRMKYEELFPVETRKFGYDPSNAARTSRDRTVEQALDDRVRKKADRYCK; encoded by the coding sequence ATGTCGGACGTTTACAAGAAAGCCAAGCCCGGCCGCCTCGTCTTCAAGGGCGGCGAGGCCGCCACCCTCCGCAAgcccaagaagcaaaagaagaacaagaagcccGCCGACGATGTCCCCGCCGACGCCGACGCTGAAgcctccgccgctgctgctgccgctgcggcCACGGAGGGCGCCGAAGCCGGCGGCGACTACACCATCGACGCGGCGAAGCGGATGAAGTACGAGGAGCTGTTCCCCGTGGAGACGAGGAAGTTCGGGTACGACCCGTCCAACGCCGCCCGCACCTCCCGCGACCGCACCGTCGAGCAGGCCCTCGACGACCGCGTGAGGAAGAAGGCCGACCGCTACTGCAAGTGA
- the LOC123190050 gene encoding transcription factor bHLH112, giving the protein MTLSITSSAAKAYFMDEHAPEIPVSYSSSSTSPASSVWESHEIIQKHAPFPLWSPHTGTLLASAATDPATFCEDPSSPARTHLPSRHLWNQTDLSMGAHGSSNELGGSSGHGKDFLSLLEARTVMPEMLDDFSSAACDYLKGMDGSDYNSISGSASYGFDSGGPYAGPSALPVSCDGIASSPPVYLGNSTFVQESMMGCMPSHNHEVKDGSQQQELGAPMNAFLQKTLPTSVAIHGSPLGYSGSGSERVFQEGRVMQVSFGARISPDAIYASGYRSKTELSDTNQHEQRTVSARTGTGQSGAAGDPKKRKSEEKLAGNGKRSKKDTSSRSPPKAEVPDMKLGERDKIIALQQIISPYGKTDRASVLYETIKHIEYLHEQIQLLSEPYMKNSTNEVPFQWGGKEEDLRGRGLCLVPVSCTPQVLQDNSLPDCWTPVYKSSRYQ; this is encoded by the exons ATGACCCTATCCATCACATCTTCTGCAGCCAAAGCATATTTCATGGACGAACATGCACCCGAGATTCCAGTTAGTTATAGCAGTTCCTCCACTTCACCAGCCAGCAGCGTCTGGGAGAGTCACGAGATCATACAGAAGCATGCACCCTTCCCCTTATGGAGCCCCCACACTGGCACACTCCTTGCCTCTGCGGCCACTGACCCGGCAACCTTCTGCGAGGACCCCTCTTCACCAGCCCGCACACACCTTCCAAGCAGGCATCTATGGAACCAGACTGACCT TAGCATGGGAGCTCATGGGAGCAGCAACGagcttggcgggagcagtggccACGGAAAGGACTTCCTTTCCTTGCTCGAAGCGAGGACGGTGATGCCAGAAATGCTCGATGATTTCTCCTCGGCGGCATGCGACTACCTCAAAGGGATGGACGGCAGCGACTACAACAGCATCTCCGGATCAGCTTCCTATGGTTTTGACAGTGGCGGTCCGTACGCTGGCCCCAGTGCTCTGCCCGTCAGCTGTGATGGGATTGCGAGTTCTCCACCAGTGTACCTTGGGAACAGTACCTTTGTGCAAGAGAGCATGATGGGTTGCATGCCAAGCCACAACCACGAGGTAAAAGATGGTTCCCAGCAGCAGGAGCTTGGAGCTCCCATGAATGCATTCCTGCAGAAAACGCTTCCTACTAGTGTTGCAATTCATGGAAGCCCTCTGGGTTATTCTGGCTCTGGGAGTGAAAGGGTTTTTCAGGAGGGCCGAGTAATGCAGgtttcatttggtgctaggattTCACCAGATGCAATCTATGCTAGTGGTTACAGATCAAAAACAGAATTGTCAGATACCAATCAGCATGAGCAACGTACTGTTTCG GCAAGGACTGGTACAGGTCAAAGTGGTGCTGCAGGTGATCCTAAGAAGAGAAAATCAGAGGAAAAGTTGGCAGGCAACGGAAAGAGGTCGAAGAAAGATACTTCAAGTAGATCACCTCCCAAG GCAGAAGTGCCTGATATGAAGTTGGGAGAGAGAGACAAGATCATAGCATTGCAGCAGATCATCTCACCGTATGGGAAG ACAGATAGAGCATCAGTGTTGTATGAAACCATCAAGCACATCGAATATCTACATGAGCAGATACAG CTATTGAGTGAACCCTACATGAAGAATAGCACAAACGAG GTGCCCTTTCAATGGGGAGGTAAAGAGGAGGATTTGAGAGGCAGAGGGCTTTGCCTGGTCCCTGTTTCGTGCACCCCGCAAGTTCTCCAGGATAATAGCCTGCCGGACTGCTGGACGCCGGTGTACAAGAGCTCCCGGTACCAATGA